A stretch of the Malus domestica chromosome 08, GDT2T_hap1 genome encodes the following:
- the LOC103410828 gene encoding aspartate--tRNA ligase 2, cytoplasmic-like: MSTPESQNPSASDPTTDDASSVSKSAAKKAAKKAAKEAKKETPAAAAPSLAVDEQDPLASNYGEVPLVELQSKTAEDVSHWTEVGHLTNALENQSVLIRGRAQTIRAVGNKMSFVVVRERGFTVQCVVTVQPDTVSRQMVKYVAGLSRESIIDVEGVVSVPSVEIKGTTQQVEVQVRKLYCVSRAAVLPINIEDAARSDVEIEKALQAGETLVRVNQDTRLNNRVLDLRTPANQGIFCIQSQVGNIFRQFLISEGFFEIHSPKLIAGSSEGGAAVFKLNYKGQEACLAQSPQLHKQMAICGDFGRIFEIGPVFRAEDSFTHRHLCEFTGLDVEMEIKRHYSEVMDVVGPLFVAMFDSLNKNCAKELEAVARQYPFQPLKYLPETLRLTFEEGVQMLKEAGVEVDPFGDLNTENERKLGQLVLEKYGTEFYILHRYPLAVRPFYTMPCHDNPAYSNSFDVFIRGEEIISGAQRVHVPELLTERAQALGIDVKTISTYIDSFRYGAPPHGGFGVGLERVVMLFCGLNNIRKTSLFPRDPLRLAP, from the exons ATGTCGACACCGGAATCCCAAAACCCCTCCGCCTCCGACCCAACAACCGATGACGCCTCCTCTGTAAGCAAAAGCGCTGCGAAAAAAGCCGCCAAAAAAGCCGCGAAAGAAGCCAAGAAAGAAACCCCGGCCGCGGCGGCCCCCTCTCTCGCCGTCGACGAGCAGGACCCGCTCGCCTCCAACTACGGCGAAGTACCGCTGGTCGAGCTCCAATCGAAGACGGCTGAGGACGTCAGCCACTGGACCGAGGTTGGACACTTGACCAACGCGTTGGAGAACCAGTCCGTGCTGATACGTGGCCGGGCGCAGACGATTCGCGCCGTCGGGAATAAGATGTCGTTTGTTGTCGTCAGAGAGAGGGGGTTTACGGTGCAGTGCGTGGTGACGGTGCAGCCTGACACCGTGAGCCGCCAGATGGTGAAGTACGTCGCCGGGTTGAGCAGAGAGTCGATTATCGATGTTGAAGGCGTCGTGTCTGTTCCTAGTGTCGAGATTAAAGGCACCACGCAGCAG GTGGAAGTTCAAGTAAGGAAATTGTATTGTGTGAGTAGGGCTGCTGTTTTACCAATTAACATTGAGGATGCTGCTAGGAGTGATGtcgaaatcgaaaaggcgttgcAG GCCGGAGAAACACTTGTTCGGGTTAATCAGGATACCCGCTTGAATAACCGAGTTCTTGACTTGCGAACACCGGCGAATCAGGGTATATTCTGCATTCAGAGTCAAGTTGGAAAT ATCTTCAGGCAGTTCTTGATATCTGAAGGCTTTTTTGAAATCCACTCGCCAAAGCTGATTGCTGGTTCAAGTGAAGGTGGTGCTGCTGTTTTTAAACTCAATTACAAGGGTCAAGAGGCCTGCCTTGCCCAGTCACCTCAGCTTCACAAGCAGATGGCTATATGTGGTGACTTCGGCCGTATTTTCGAGATTGGTCCTGTTTTTAGAGCTGAGGACTCCTTTACCCATAGGCATTTGTGTGAGTTCACTGGTCTTGATGTTGAAATGGAGATCAAGAGGCACTATTCTGAG GTGATGGACGTTGTTGGTCCATTGTTTGTTGCAATGTTTGACTCCTTGAACAAGAACTGTGCAAAAGAGCTTGAAGCTGTGGCGAGGCAGTATCCATTCCAACCGCTAAAG TACTTGCCAGAGACGCTACGTTTAACATTTGAAGAAGGTGTTCAGATGCTCAAG GAAGCTGGGGTTGAAGTGGATCCTTTTGGGGACTTAAACACTGagaatgagagaaaattgggCCAACTAGTTCTGGAGAA GTATGGCACCGAGTTCTACATACTGCACCGCTACCCTTTGGCTGTTAGGCCATTCTACACAATGCCTTGCCACGACAATCCCGCTTACAGTAATTCGTTTGACGTTTTTATTCGAG GCGAGGAGATTATTTCTGGAGCACAGCGTGTACACGTTCCAGAGTTATTGACTGAGCGTGCACAGGCACTGGGAATTGACGTGAAGACGATATCAACATATATTGATTCTTTCAG ATACGGTGCACCTCCACATGGTGGATTCGGAGTAGGGCTGGAGCGTGTTGTCATGCTTTTTTGCGGTTTGAATAACATCCGCAAAACTTCTCTTTTCCCTCGCGATCCACTTAGGCTCGCCCCTTAG
- the LOC103441379 gene encoding uncharacterized protein: MAPRKRKTTEQEEKQLVAQDSGQRVTRSMARPAPSGSSAEPRAVAPARKKAKGAQKKKEPAKKEEVEVEEAEAEAVKEEEDNSGESKAEADAENENKKKKGKEKVEADAENKEEKGKAKVEDDGEGTEADDDESDKRTIVIEHCKQCKSFKVRADQVKNGLEKGVPGIKVLLNPDKPRKGCLEIREEGGETFLSLLDMKRPFSKMKALNMEEVINDIVEKIK, encoded by the exons ATGGCGCCGAGGAAACGCAAGACTACAGAGCAAGAAGAAAAGCAGCTGGTGGCTCAGGACTCGGGTCAGCGAGTGACTCGGAGTATGGCTCGGCCGGCTCCGAGTGGGAGCTCGGCTGAGCCACGAGCCGTGGCGCCGGCGAGGAAGAAGGCCAAGGGAGCTCAGAAGAAGAAAGAGCCggcgaagaaggaagaggtgGAGGTGGAAGAAGCGGAAGCGGAAGCTGTGAAGGAAGAGGAGGACAACTCCGGCGAGAGCAAGGCGGAGGCCGACGCGGAGAAcgagaacaagaagaagaaagggaaggagaaagtGGAGGCCGACGCGGAGAACAAGGAGGAGAAAGGGAAAGCGAAAGTGGAGGACGACGGAGAAGGTACGGAGGCTGACGATGACGAGTCGGACAAGAGGACCATTGTGATTGAGCATTG CAAGCAATGCAAGTCATTCAAGGTAAGAGCTGATCAGGTCAAAAATGGTTTGGAGAAAGGTGTTCCTGGCATCAAAGTTCTACTAAACCCTGATAAG CCAAGAAAAGGATGCTTAGAGATACGGGAGGAAGGCGGCGAGACATTCCTCAGTCTTCTG GACATGAAACGACCATTTTCAAAAATGAAGGCGCTGAACATGGAGGAAGTCATTAACGATATAGTTGAAAAAATCAAGTGA